The following coding sequences lie in one Komagataeibacter sucrofermentans DSM 15973 genomic window:
- a CDS encoding SDR family oxidoreductase: protein MGRVSGKVALVSGAALGIGRATAQLLAREGAKVVIADLKETEGEAVVAEIEAAGGEAMFVTLNVTDEASWQQAMAAVQARFGRLDIAVNNAGIAYTGTVEQTSLEEWRRVQSVNLDGVFLGTRYAIEAMKPHGGGSIINLSSIEGLVGDPTLAAYNASKGGVRLFTKSAALHCAKAGYKIRVNSVHPGYIWTPMVQGLTAATPDQLAARQKLIDLHPLGHLGEPDDIAYGIVFLASDESKFMTGSELVIDGGYTAQ, encoded by the coding sequence ATGGGACGCGTATCGGGAAAAGTCGCCCTTGTCAGCGGGGCAGCACTTGGCATTGGCCGGGCCACGGCCCAGCTTCTGGCCCGCGAGGGGGCGAAAGTTGTCATAGCCGACCTCAAGGAAACCGAAGGCGAGGCCGTGGTGGCCGAAATTGAAGCCGCTGGCGGCGAGGCGATGTTCGTGACCCTCAACGTAACCGATGAGGCAAGCTGGCAGCAGGCCATGGCCGCCGTGCAGGCCCGTTTCGGGCGGCTGGATATTGCGGTCAACAATGCTGGCATCGCCTATACCGGCACGGTCGAACAGACCAGCCTTGAAGAGTGGCGGCGCGTGCAGTCGGTCAATCTGGATGGTGTGTTTTTAGGCACGCGCTACGCCATCGAGGCCATGAAGCCGCATGGCGGCGGGTCGATCATCAACCTGTCCTCCATCGAGGGACTGGTGGGTGACCCCACGCTCGCGGCCTATAATGCCAGCAAGGGCGGCGTGCGGCTGTTCACCAAATCGGCAGCGCTGCACTGCGCCAAGGCGGGCTACAAGATCCGCGTCAACTCCGTTCACCCCGGCTATATCTGGACCCCCATGGTGCAGGGCCTGACCGCCGCGACCCCGGACCAGCTTGCCGCCCGGCAGAAGCTGATCGACCTGCACCCGCTTGGTCATCTGGGCGAGCCGGATGACATTGCCTACGGCATCGTGTTCCTGGCATCGGACGAATCAAAGTTCATGACCGGCAGCGAACTGGTTATTGATGGCGGCTATACCGCGCAGTAA
- a CDS encoding DUF4232 domain-containing protein, protein MKGRIAGLLALTLWSLPLQARATTVPDCKARQMALSLDDGQGAFNGMMHSGAWVIVRNTGARACSVAHMKPLAFEDARHHRVAVTWQQAVPAPAMVLPAGGQMKTALRWVSGDVFDPGACKTPATLVLPLRHGRVRHGFARTLCGPANSPPAIEQQPWTEGPPEAG, encoded by the coding sequence ATGAAAGGCAGGATCGCGGGGCTGCTGGCCCTCACGCTATGGAGCCTGCCGCTACAGGCGCGGGCCACGACAGTGCCTGACTGCAAGGCACGGCAGATGGCATTAAGCCTTGATGACGGGCAGGGCGCATTCAATGGCATGATGCACAGCGGCGCATGGGTTATCGTGCGCAACACCGGCGCGCGCGCCTGCTCGGTTGCGCACATGAAGCCGCTCGCGTTTGAGGATGCCCGCCACCACCGCGTTGCCGTGACATGGCAGCAGGCCGTGCCTGCGCCGGCCATGGTGCTGCCTGCGGGCGGGCAGATGAAAACCGCCCTGCGCTGGGTTTCAGGTGATGTGTTTGATCCTGGTGCATGCAAGACACCGGCAACCCTTGTGCTGCCCTTGCGCCACGGGCGGGTGCGGCATGGTTTTGCCCGTACCCTGTGCGGCCCCGCCAACAGCCCCCCTGCGATCGAGCAGCAGCCATGGACCGAGGGACCGCCTGAAGCCGGATAA
- a CDS encoding dimethylarginine dimethylaminohydrolase family protein, which yields MAANRWFIDSETGELADVLLCPPDHYAWIPSNDIAISSMARGARIDRAALGAQFRELVAALEGEQVACHYLTPHEGMPYEVYTRDSSQTTPFGTVVTRLARPERRAEIRPIHEFYAPDEIWRTCTTGHIEGGDIHIIRPGLLAVGVSGGRTDEAGAAEFINWFEAAGWTCRMIRFPEHFLHLDVIFTMVAENLAIAAVDVIADEDLDWFRAQGIRLLPVSYKEAMRDMGCNVLALGRERVVSPRHCTRINQMLRAEGLRVLDPALDQFSQGGGSIHCMTMPLRRKSLLPA from the coding sequence ATGGCGGCAAATCGCTGGTTTATCGATAGTGAAACAGGCGAACTGGCTGACGTGCTGCTCTGCCCCCCCGATCATTATGCGTGGATACCGAGCAATGACATCGCCATCAGCAGCATGGCGCGTGGCGCGCGCATCGACCGGGCCGCGCTGGGGGCGCAGTTCCGCGAACTCGTGGCTGCACTGGAGGGAGAGCAGGTCGCCTGTCATTACCTGACCCCGCATGAGGGCATGCCCTACGAGGTCTATACCCGCGACAGTTCACAGACCACGCCATTCGGCACCGTGGTCACCCGTCTTGCCCGCCCCGAGCGCCGGGCCGAGATCAGGCCGATCCATGAATTCTACGCCCCTGACGAGATATGGCGGACCTGCACCACAGGCCATATCGAAGGAGGCGACATCCATATCATCCGCCCTGGCCTGCTGGCGGTGGGCGTAAGCGGAGGCCGCACGGACGAGGCGGGTGCCGCCGAGTTCATCAACTGGTTCGAGGCGGCAGGCTGGACGTGCCGCATGATCCGCTTCCCCGAGCACTTCCTGCATCTTGACGTCATCTTCACCATGGTGGCCGAGAACCTTGCCATCGCGGCGGTGGATGTGATTGCCGATGAAGACCTGGACTGGTTCCGCGCCCAGGGCATCCGTCTGCTGCCGGTCAGTTACAAGGAGGCCATGCGCGACATGGGCTGCAACGTGCTGGCCCTCGGGCGCGAGCGCGTGGTCAGCCCGCGCCATTGCACACGCATCAACCAGATGCTGCGCGCCGAGGGGCTGCGCGTGCTTGACCCGGCCCTTGACCAGTTTTCGCAGGGCGGGGGTAGCATTCATTGCATGACCATGCCTCTGCGCCGTAAATCTCTCCTGCCAGCCTGA
- the rfbA gene encoding glucose-1-phosphate thymidylyltransferase RfbA: MSEHGSAKPTKGILLAGGSGTRLHPMTLAVSKQLLPVYDKPMIFYPLSTLMLAGIRDIMIISTPADLPLFRRLLGDGADMGVTFTYREQPSPDGIAQAFVIADDWLDDSPCGLILGDNLIFADHLGKQMRAAATRPSGATVFAYQVRDPERYGVVSFAQDGHAIDIVEKPTAPQSNWAVTGLYFYDGRVREYARSLKPSPRGELEITDLNRLYLQSDELHVQRLGRGCAWLDAGMPDSLMQAGQFVQTIQSRQGLLVGSPHEVAFRMGFIDAAGLEAYAKGMIKTELGKALMAISHGEG; encoded by the coding sequence ATGAGCGAACACGGTAGCGCAAAGCCGACCAAGGGCATTCTTCTGGCAGGCGGATCGGGCACGCGCCTGCACCCCATGACACTGGCGGTGAGCAAGCAGCTGCTGCCGGTCTATGACAAGCCGATGATCTTCTATCCGCTTTCCACGCTCATGCTGGCGGGGATACGCGATATCATGATCATTTCCACCCCGGCCGACCTGCCACTGTTCCGCCGCCTGCTGGGTGATGGCGCGGATATGGGCGTTACCTTCACCTACCGTGAGCAGCCTTCGCCTGATGGCATTGCCCAGGCTTTTGTCATTGCCGATGACTGGCTTGATGATTCCCCCTGCGGGCTCATTCTGGGCGATAACCTGATCTTTGCCGACCATCTGGGCAAACAGATGCGTGCCGCCGCCACCCGGCCAAGCGGGGCCACAGTCTTTGCCTATCAGGTGCGCGACCCCGAGCGTTATGGCGTGGTGAGTTTTGCCCAGGATGGGCATGCAATTGATATTGTTGAAAAACCCACCGCCCCCCAATCAAACTGGGCCGTGACGGGGCTGTATTTCTATGATGGTCGCGTGCGTGAATATGCGCGCAGCCTCAAGCCTTCGCCGCGCGGTGAACTGGAAATTACCGATCTCAACCGCCTTTACCTGCAATCCGATGAACTGCATGTGCAGCGCCTTGGCCGTGGCTGCGCATGGCTTGATGCCGGCATGCCCGACAGCCTGATGCAGGCCGGACAGTTCGTGCAGACCATCCAGTCCCGGCAGGGGCTGCTGGTTGGCTCGCCCCATGAGGTGGCCTTCCGCATGGGGTTCATTGATGCAGCCGGACTTGAAGCCTATGCCAAGGGCATGATCAAGACCGAACTGGGCAAGGCGCTCATGGCCATCTCCCATGGCGAGGGGTAG
- a CDS encoding polysaccharide biosynthesis/export family protein encodes MFAMIRKTCRPGILHAIGATALLALGSCASGREQSFAPVDGRAYHLGPGDQVRVITYNDPQLSNTFTVSDNGNIDFPLLGVVPAAGSAPGALAQRIAADLAKKGILYQPSVSVEIAQYRPIYILGEVNHPGQYPYQPGMTMLTAVALAGGFTYRAVTGHANDVRHEDLDTPAHEGRISRETVLLPGDVVTIEERFF; translated from the coding sequence ATGTTTGCAATGATACGGAAAACGTGTCGGCCTGGAATACTGCACGCAATCGGTGCCACGGCCCTGCTGGCGCTAGGCTCATGCGCATCGGGGCGGGAACAGTCCTTCGCCCCGGTGGATGGCCGGGCCTATCACCTCGGGCCGGGCGATCAGGTGCGGGTCATTACCTATAATGACCCGCAGTTGAGCAACACTTTTACAGTGAGTGACAACGGCAATATCGATTTTCCGCTGCTTGGGGTGGTGCCGGCGGCGGGTTCGGCACCGGGGGCGCTCGCGCAGCGCATTGCCGCCGATCTGGCCAAGAAGGGCATTCTGTACCAGCCCAGCGTTTCGGTCGAGATCGCGCAGTACAGGCCGATCTATATCCTTGGTGAGGTCAATCATCCCGGCCAGTATCCCTACCAGCCGGGCATGACCATGCTCACCGCCGTGGCGCTTGCGGGCGGCTTTACTTACCGCGCCGTGACGGGGCATGCGAACGACGTGCGGCATGAAGACCTCGACACCCCTGCGCATGAAGGCCGCATCTCACGCGAGACGGTGCTGCTGCCTGGTGATGTCGTGACAATTGAAGAACGCTTCTTCTAG
- a CDS encoding voltage-gated chloride channel family protein — MNIVALARAVARQSGGLLRWASLLLPMAACVGTLCALFLWLLDQAAHTRLLHPWLLYALPVAGVAVGGLYHVFGRAAEGGNNLIVDQIHAPGGGVPLRMAPLVLIGTVVSHLFGASVGREGTAVQMGGSIASTVGRVWRLTNPYEIRVLLMSGIAAGFSAVFGTPVAGAVFGMEVIRVGRIDYDALVPVAVSAIVADWACHAWGIEHVPYHLAFQGYAGPDGHFFHADLLLLGKVMVAAVAFGLASLVFAESVHRLAARLRQLCPIAWLRPALGGIATIALVWLCGSRDYLGLGIIAPEAGGASISDFFGAGHYPLAWAWKLVFTVVVLAAGFKGGEVTPLFFIGAGLGNALAPLLHAPADLLAGVGFVAVFAGAANTPLACTLMGVELFGTADIVYFATGCFVAYMCSGHSGIYLSQRVAVPKRHHAGTMTGMALRQVRIGGSKT, encoded by the coding sequence ATGAATATCGTTGCACTTGCGCGGGCTGTGGCCCGCCAGTCGGGGGGGCTGCTCAGATGGGCCAGTCTGCTGCTGCCCATGGCGGCCTGCGTGGGCACGCTGTGCGCCCTGTTTTTGTGGCTGCTCGACCAGGCGGCGCACACACGCCTGCTGCACCCGTGGCTGCTTTACGCCCTGCCGGTGGCGGGTGTTGCCGTGGGGGGGCTCTATCACGTTTTTGGTCGCGCGGCGGAGGGGGGCAATAACCTAATCGTGGACCAGATTCACGCACCCGGCGGCGGCGTGCCCCTGCGCATGGCGCCGCTGGTGCTCATTGGCACGGTGGTCAGCCACCTGTTCGGGGCATCGGTCGGGCGCGAGGGCACGGCGGTGCAGATGGGCGGCAGCATTGCCAGCACGGTGGGGCGGGTGTGGCGGCTGACCAACCCGTACGAAATCCGGGTTCTGCTCATGTCCGGCATCGCGGCGGGGTTTTCCGCCGTGTTCGGCACGCCGGTGGCGGGGGCGGTGTTCGGCATGGAAGTGATCCGGGTGGGGCGCATTGATTATGATGCCCTGGTGCCCGTGGCCGTAAGCGCCATCGTGGCGGACTGGGCATGCCATGCCTGGGGCATCGAGCATGTGCCCTATCATCTGGCCTTTCAGGGCTACGCAGGGCCGGATGGACATTTTTTTCATGCCGACCTGCTGCTTCTGGGCAAGGTCATGGTGGCGGCGGTGGCCTTCGGGCTGGCCAGCCTCGTATTTGCGGAATCGGTGCACCGGCTGGCAGCCCGCCTGCGGCAGCTATGCCCGATTGCGTGGCTGCGGCCCGCATTGGGCGGGATTGCCACCATAGCGCTGGTGTGGCTGTGCGGCTCGCGTGATTATCTGGGGCTGGGCATTATCGCACCCGAGGCGGGCGGAGCGTCGATCAGCGACTTCTTCGGGGCTGGGCATTATCCGCTGGCATGGGCTTGGAAGCTGGTCTTTACGGTGGTCGTGCTGGCGGCGGGCTTCAAGGGCGGCGAGGTCACGCCACTGTTCTTCATCGGGGCGGGTCTGGGCAATGCGCTGGCCCCGTTGCTGCACGCCCCGGCGGATTTGCTGGCAGGGGTGGGGTTTGTCGCGGTATTTGCGGGGGCGGCCAATACGCCGCTGGCCTGTACGCTCATGGGGGTGGAACTGTTCGGCACGGCAGATATCGTCTATTTCGCCACGGGCTGTTTCGTGGCCTATATGTGCTCGGGTCATTCGGGTATCTACCTGTCCCAGCGCGTTGCCGTGCCCAAGCGGCATCACGCGGGCACCATGACTGGCATGGCGCTGCGGCAGGTCCGCATAGGGGGATCAAAAACATGA
- a CDS encoding acyltransferase — MPRARSIPSLTGVRGIAALWVFTTHFYGLAADMLHMPWLLHSLFLFNGFRGVDLFFVLSGFILMHVHEAQFRVPTWRVIRDFFIVRFFRVYPLNTVVLLAIVPLVLFAPSYVAMQRAYTDPAFAYRAHNLSWPGFVQTLLLVQSWTVLKLGEWNIVSWTLSAEVLGYILFPMLAMLAMRITSVRSAVALCAASLAALVVILFAAHHANNNPTGTFGAIRMFFCFTAGVVLYRVYHLAPDSTERYAAAITLGAVGFIAATLFFPVVPVCDVFGFTALVFGLAYQRGVVNALLASAPVVWLGRISFSFYLTHYLIIGILAWCMGPWLRQLDLAAGLVAVGAIFALCLLVGVVCYHLVERPSQRLGRRIMQRIDAREAMLPARHVA, encoded by the coding sequence ATGCCCAGGGCCCGTTCCATCCCCAGTTTGACAGGAGTGCGTGGTATCGCGGCGCTGTGGGTTTTCACCACCCATTTTTATGGCCTGGCTGCCGATATGCTGCATATGCCATGGCTGTTGCATTCGCTGTTCCTGTTCAATGGCTTCCGGGGCGTTGATCTGTTCTTTGTGCTGTCGGGATTCATTCTCATGCATGTGCATGAGGCGCAGTTCCGCGTGCCGACATGGCGGGTGATACGGGACTTTTTTATTGTCCGTTTCTTTCGCGTCTATCCGCTCAATACAGTCGTTCTGCTGGCCATCGTGCCGCTGGTGCTGTTTGCGCCGAGTTACGTGGCCATGCAGCGTGCCTATACCGACCCCGCCTTTGCCTACAGGGCGCATAACCTGTCGTGGCCTGGCTTCGTGCAGACGCTGCTGCTGGTGCAGAGCTGGACGGTGCTGAAGCTGGGGGAGTGGAATATCGTATCATGGACGCTGAGCGCGGAAGTGCTGGGTTACATCCTGTTCCCCATGCTGGCCATGTTGGCGATGCGCATTACATCGGTGCGCAGTGCTGTGGCCCTGTGCGCGGCAAGCCTGGCGGCACTGGTGGTGATCCTGTTTGCCGCCCACCACGCCAACAACAACCCCACGGGCACGTTTGGCGCCATACGCATGTTCTTCTGTTTTACGGCCGGGGTCGTGCTGTATCGCGTCTATCATCTCGCACCTGACAGCACGGAGCGTTATGCGGCGGCCATTACGCTGGGTGCCGTGGGGTTCATTGCCGCAACCCTGTTCTTTCCGGTCGTGCCGGTGTGTGACGTGTTCGGGTTTACGGCGCTGGTATTTGGCCTCGCCTACCAGCGCGGCGTGGTCAATGCGCTGCTGGCCTCGGCGCCAGTGGTGTGGCTGGGGCGCATATCATTTTCGTTTTACCTGACGCATTACCTGATTATCGGCATTCTGGCCTGGTGCATGGGGCCGTGGCTGCGGCAACTGGATCTTGCCGCGGGGCTTGTGGCGGTCGGGGCCATATTCGCCCTGTGCCTGCTGGTGGGGGTGGTCTGTTACCACCTGGTCGAGCGCCCGTCGCAGCGCCTCGGGCGGCGCATCATGCAGCGGATCGATGCGCGTGAAGCCATGCTGCCCGCGCGCCATGTGGCCTGA
- a CDS encoding glyoxylate/hydroxypyruvate reductase A yields the protein MPGWRAAFQHVAPDLPVAAWHDPALEITADDYALIWNPTADDLARMGGMRAIICTGAGVNHLLDNPVFPRHVPLVRMGGEQTAALMADYVLWATLGLLRGGRTWAVQQNAHQWHNPRTSTPTSSQTRVGIMGMGHLGAHVGRKLLQVGFQVSGWRRSAQVVPGIRTFAGPSGLPDFLRDVDIVVNLLPSTPQTRGMIDYALLAQLPRGAGLVNVGRGDHVVQADLLRALDEGVLGGAVLDVVAPEPLPPDDPLWRHERVTITPHVASEASREAQARYVVEVIGQLERNERPALLCDTRRGY from the coding sequence ATGCCCGGGTGGCGCGCCGCCTTTCAGCATGTTGCACCCGATCTGCCCGTTGCCGCATGGCACGACCCGGCGCTGGAAATCACGGCTGATGATTATGCGCTGATATGGAACCCCACGGCAGATGACCTTGCCCGCATGGGGGGCATGCGGGCCATCATCTGCACGGGGGCCGGGGTCAATCATCTGCTCGATAATCCTGTCTTTCCGCGGCATGTGCCCCTCGTGCGCATGGGGGGTGAACAGACAGCGGCGCTGATGGCTGATTACGTGTTGTGGGCCACGCTCGGCCTGCTGCGCGGGGGGCGGACATGGGCCGTGCAGCAAAATGCGCATCAATGGCATAACCCGCGCACCAGCACGCCCACCAGCAGCCAGACCCGCGTGGGCATAATGGGCATGGGGCACCTGGGCGCGCATGTGGGCCGCAAGCTGCTTCAGGTCGGCTTTCAGGTTTCGGGGTGGCGGCGTTCGGCGCAGGTGGTGCCGGGCATCCGCACTTTTGCCGGGCCTTCAGGGCTGCCCGATTTTTTGCGTGATGTGGATATTGTGGTCAACCTGCTGCCTAGCACGCCGCAGACGCGCGGCATGATCGATTATGCCCTGCTGGCGCAACTGCCGCGCGGGGCCGGGCTGGTCAATGTCGGGCGTGGCGACCATGTGGTGCAGGCCGACCTGCTGCGCGCGCTTGATGAGGGCGTGCTCGGCGGCGCGGTGCTTGATGTGGTGGCGCCCGAACCCCTGCCACCCGATGATCCGTTATGGCGCCATGAGCGCGTGACCATTACCCCGCATGTGGCCTCTGAAGCCTCACGGGAGGCACAGGCGCGTTATGTGGTGGAGGTGATCGGGCAGTTGGAGCGCAACGAGCGGCCCGCCCTGCTGTGCGACACCAGGCGGGGATACTGA
- a CDS encoding Dps family protein: MMTDKAAAVGAAHVRTYLGTPTDLTHEAVRDIAAGLKAVLADVFALYIKTKNFHWHMSGRHFRDYHLLLDEQSSQIFAMTDPLAERARKIGGNTLHSVGEIARLTKVADNDAEYVTPEDMLAELREDNLALTARLRAVHAVCDEGNDVATASLLENWIDETERRTWFLFESTRPAFGANS; this comes from the coding sequence ATGATGACAGACAAGGCAGCCGCAGTAGGCGCGGCCCACGTACGGACCTATCTCGGCACGCCAACCGACCTCACGCACGAGGCGGTGCGTGACATCGCGGCAGGGCTGAAAGCGGTCCTGGCCGATGTTTTTGCGCTTTATATCAAGACCAAGAACTTCCACTGGCATATGAGTGGCCGCCATTTCCGCGATTATCACCTGCTGCTTGATGAGCAGAGCAGCCAGATCTTCGCCATGACAGACCCGTTGGCCGAGCGTGCGCGCAAGATCGGGGGCAATACCCTGCATTCGGTGGGCGAGATCGCGCGGCTGACCAAAGTGGCCGATAACGATGCCGAGTATGTGACGCCCGAGGACATGCTGGCTGAACTGCGCGAGGATAACCTGGCCCTGACCGCGCGCCTGCGTGCCGTCCATGCCGTGTGCGACGAAGGCAATGACGTGGCGACAGCCAGCCTGCTCGAAAACTGGATCGACGAGACCGAGCGCCGCACATGGTTCCTGTTCGAATCAACCCGCCCGGCCTTTGGCGCGAATAGCTGA
- a CDS encoding phosphoenolpyruvate hydrolase family protein, whose amino-acid sequence MPRIPRSEILARFRSMIAARTPIVGGGAGTGLSAKCEAAGGIDLIVIYNSGRYRMAGRGSLAGLLAYGNANQIVMDMAREVLPVVPHTPVLAGVNGTDPFVDFDVFLDDVKRVGFSGIQNFPTVGLIDGNFRKNLEETGMSYSLEVDVVARAHKKDLLTTPYVFDPAQAVDMARAGADVLVAHMGLTTGGAIGAETALTLDDCITQINAIIDAARSVRPDIITLCHGGPIAMPADAQKVLAACPDCHGFYGASSMERLPVEVALTEQTRNFKALSR is encoded by the coding sequence ATGCCCCGTATTCCCCGTAGTGAAATCCTGGCCCGCTTTCGCAGCATGATTGCCGCGCGCACGCCCATCGTGGGCGGTGGCGCGGGCACCGGCCTGTCCGCCAAATGCGAGGCGGCAGGCGGCATTGACCTGATCGTCATCTACAATTCCGGGCGTTACCGCATGGCGGGCCGTGGCTCGCTGGCGGGCCTGCTGGCCTATGGCAACGCCAACCAGATCGTGATGGACATGGCGCGCGAAGTGCTGCCCGTGGTGCCCCACACCCCCGTGCTGGCCGGGGTGAACGGCACCGACCCGTTCGTGGATTTTGACGTGTTCCTTGATGACGTGAAGCGGGTCGGGTTTTCGGGCATCCAGAACTTTCCCACCGTGGGGCTGATTGACGGCAATTTCCGCAAGAACCTTGAGGAAACCGGCATGAGCTACAGCCTTGAGGTGGATGTGGTGGCCCGCGCCCACAAAAAAGACCTGCTGACCACGCCTTACGTGTTCGACCCCGCACAGGCGGTGGACATGGCCAGGGCGGGCGCTGACGTGCTGGTGGCCCATATGGGGCTGACGACAGGCGGCGCGATTGGCGCGGAGACGGCGCTGACGCTGGATGACTGCATTACGCAGATCAACGCGATCATCGACGCCGCGCGCAGCGTGCGCCCCGACATCATCACCCTGTGCCATGGCGGCCCGATCGCCATGCCCGCCGATGCGCAGAAAGTGCTCGCGGCCTGCCCGGACTGCCACGGCTTTTATGGCGCATCGAGCATGGAACGGCTGCCGGTTGAAGTGGCGCTGACCGAGCAGACCCGCAACTTCAAGGCCCTGTCGCGCTGA
- the rfbB gene encoding dTDP-glucose 4,6-dehydratase has translation MRILITGGCGFIGSAVVRYLVRHTTHEIVNVDALTYAASIKATEDAADSGRYRLEVANITDQQAMDRVFEQFAPDAVMHLAAESHVDRSIDGPGTFVSTNIVGTYTLLEAARRWWVQQDEARRKAFRFHHISTDEVFGALEMGDPPFNEHTPYDPRSPYSASKASSDHLVRAWYHTYGLPTFVTNTTNNYGPWHFPEKLIPLVTINAIEGRELPVYGSGQNVRDWLFVEDHAEALVRAVERGQPGETYAIGARQPRTNMQVVEAICGILDELRPDLAGPHARLIRHVHDRPGHDFRYEIDPTHAEQALEWRAKHDFEHGIRRTVQWYLDNRAWWEGIRAARYDGKRLGQTGDKMGTAA, from the coding sequence ATGCGAATACTGATAACGGGTGGCTGCGGGTTCATCGGCTCGGCGGTCGTGCGGTATCTGGTCCGGCATACCACGCATGAGATTGTCAATGTGGATGCGCTGACCTATGCCGCAAGTATAAAAGCAACGGAAGATGCTGCCGACAGCGGGCGTTACAGGCTGGAGGTCGCCAATATTACCGACCAGCAGGCCATGGACCGGGTATTCGAGCAGTTCGCGCCTGATGCGGTCATGCATCTTGCCGCCGAAAGCCATGTGGACCGCTCCATCGATGGGCCGGGCACGTTTGTCAGCACCAACATCGTGGGCACCTATACGCTGCTCGAGGCCGCGCGGCGGTGGTGGGTGCAGCAGGATGAAGCGCGTCGCAAGGCTTTCCGCTTTCACCACATCTCGACCGATGAAGTCTTTGGCGCGCTCGAGATGGGGGATCCGCCATTCAATGAACACACGCCCTATGACCCGCGCAGCCCGTATTCCGCCTCCAAGGCGTCATCCGATCATCTGGTGCGGGCATGGTACCATACTTATGGCCTGCCCACGTTTGTTACCAACACCACGAACAATTACGGCCCGTGGCACTTCCCCGAAAAGCTGATCCCGCTGGTCACCATCAACGCCATCGAAGGGCGTGAACTGCCGGTTTATGGCAGCGGGCAGAACGTGCGCGACTGGCTGTTTGTCGAGGATCACGCCGAAGCGCTGGTCCGCGCGGTCGAACGCGGCCAGCCCGGCGAGACCTATGCCATCGGCGCCCGCCAGCCCCGCACCAACATGCAGGTGGTTGAAGCGATCTGCGGCATTCTGGATGAACTGCGCCCCGACCTTGCAGGCCCGCATGCGCGCCTGATCCGGCATGTGCATGACCGTCCGGGTCATGATTTCCGTTACGAAATTGACCCCACCCATGCCGAGCAGGCGCTGGAGTGGCGGGCAAAACATGATTTTGAGCACGGTATCCGCCGCACGGTGCAGTGGTACCTCGATAACCGCGCCTGGTGGGAGGGCATCCGCGCCGCCCGCTACGATGGCAAGCGCCTTGGGCAGACAGGTGACAAGATGGGAACAGCAGCATGA